Within Paracoccus jeotgali, the genomic segment TGCCCGCGCCGTTCGGGCCCAGAAGGCCGACGATCGACCCTTCGGGCACGTCCAGCGACACGTCCGAGACGGCGACAAGGCCGCCGAAGCGTTTGACCAGGTTACGGACTTCAAGCATCGCTGCCCCCCTTTCGGCCGAAGGCCCCGATCCGCCCGGCCAACCCCATCAGCCCCTGCGGCAGAAAGCGCAGCGCGACGATCAGCACGATGGCGTAGAGAACGAAGTTCAGACCCGGTGCGTTATGCAGCGCCGTTTTTGCGCCCTCGCCCAGCAGGTGCAGGCCCAGCGTGCCGATCAGCGGCCCCCAGACGGTGCCGGCACCGCCGACGATCGGCCCGATCAGTGCGGCGACCGAGATGGCGACCCCGAAGACCACCGCGCTGTCGATGAACAGCCACAGCTGCAGATAGACAACGCCCGCCAGGCCCCCGAACGCCCCGGAAATCGCCATTGCCACGACCTTGACACGATAGGTATCGATGCCCAAGGCGCGCGCGGCGTCCTCGTTCTCGCGCACAGCGACCAGATAGGCGCCAAAGCGCGAATATTTGATCCATGCGGTCAGGGCCATGACCAGCGCGACCAGGATCAGCAGCAAGGTGTAGGTCAGGGTGCGGTCGCTGTTGAATTGCAGCGTTGCCAGCCCGGGGTCCAGCCGCAGCTGCAAACCCCGCCCCGCGCCGGTGATCTCGAACGCCGATGCGCAGATCCGCAGCACTTCGGCAAAGGCCAGGGTGACAAGGGCGAAGTAAGACCCTTTCAAGCCATACCGGAAGGACAGCGCCCCGATGAACGCGCCCATCAGCGCGCCCGCCACGATACCCGCAGCAAAGGCAGGCCATGCGTTCACGCCGTACTGCACCTGCAGCACCGCCGAGGCATAGGCGCCCGTTCCATACATGGCCGCATGTCCAAAGGACGACATCCCACCAAAGCCGCCGGTGACGTTCCACGACAGCGCGATGATCGCCACGACCAGAGCGTTGATGGTGAAGCCCATCCACACCTGCGAGGGCAGGACATAGACGGCCGCCAGATACAGCACCACGATCGCGACCAGCGCGACCTGCCCTGCGGATGCAAATCTCATCATGCCGGCCTCCGACCCAGAAGGCCCGAGGGCCGGAACAGCAGCGTCAGGATGAAGGCGACGAAGATGCCGATCTGGCCCAGACTCTCGCCCAGAAACAGCCCGCCCAGCGCCTCGATCACACCCAGCGCCAGACCCGCGATCAGCGCGCCGGGCAGGCTGCCCATGCCGCCCATCACCACCGTGGTGAAGGCGACCAGAACGAAGGTATATCCGACCTGCGGCGTGACGTAGAATGTCGGCAGCAGCAGACAAGCGGCCAGCGCCACGCAGGCTGTGCCAAGGCCGAAGCAGATCGCATAGGTGTGGCCGACGTCGATTCCCACGATCTCGGCGCCGCGTTTTTCGACCGCGACGGCGCGGATTGCCGCACCCGTGCGGGTGCGGGTCATGAACAGCCACATCAGCCCCGCGACCACCAACGCCGCGACAAAGGCGATCACACGGCCCAACGTCAGATAGGCCCCGAAGACCTCGACCGTGTTATACGCATAGGGCACATCGACGGTGCGGGTGTTCGATGTCCAGAAATACAGCGCCAGATTGTCGATCACCAGCGACAGCGCCAGCGTGACCAGCAGGACGTTCTGTTCGGACCCGGCGCTCATCGGCGCGATGACGACACGCTGCAGCGCATAGCCCAGTCCGAAGAACAGAGGCACGACGATGACGGCAGCGAGGTAGGGGTCGATCCCGAGGTGCTGGAACAGGAAATAGGCGGCATACAGCGCCAGCATCAGCAGGCTGCCATGGGCAAAGTTGATGATGTGCAACACACCATAGATCAGCGTCAGGCCTAGCGCGATCAGCGCATAGACGGCACCCATCATCAGGCCGTTCAGCACGGCAGGCAGAATCAGGCTGGACATCGGTCACGCACCTCCGCGTCTGAAGCGCGTCCCCGCCGCGATGGGCGGGGACGCTGGGGATCAGCCCTGGGACGGGCGCGGGAAGACCGGCTCGGCCGTGGCGTATTCCTCGGGGAAGATCACCTCGATCTCGTCGCCGCGCACCTGCAGGTTGACCGGGCGCGAGTTCACGTTGTCGCCGTTCACGAACTTGGTCGGGCCATAAGGCATGATCGAACCGTCGAAATTCGACGCCGCCAGCGCGTCGATCATGGCCTTGCGGTCGGCAGAGGCACCGCGTTCCAGCGCGTCGGCCACGACCTGGATCACCGCATAGGCCACCATGACGTCATAGGTCATGTCCAGACCGGCCGCAGCGACGCTGGCGGCGAGCGCCTTGGACTGTTCCTTGCGAGGGTCGTACCAGTGGTTGCAGTCGATCACATACTGGGCCATATCCTTGTTTTCGCGAACGAATTTGATATTCGAAGCCGCCCCGCCCAGAACCGAGTAAATCGCCTTCAGATCGACGCGCTGCTGCTGCAGCGCGCGGGTCATCAGCGTGTATTCGTTCAGGTAGTTGGTCGGGATCAGGATGTCGGCCTCGGATGCCTTGACCCGCAAGGCGATGTTGTTGAAATCGCGGTGCGGGGTCGGATGCGCGATCTTTTCGACCACGGTGATCCCCAGTTGCGGCAGCGCCTCTTCGACGATGCCCGAAAGCTGCGAGCCGAATGGCCCGTCCTCATGGACGATGGCGGCGGTCTTGACCGGATTGCCGGCGGCCGCGTTCAGCAGACCCAGATTTTCCATGGCCACAGCGCTGATTTTTTCGACGCCGGGGGTAAAGCGGAAGACGTTGGGCAGGCCGCGTTCGACAATCGCCTCGGCGGTGCCGACCGAGAAGACCTGCGCCAGGTCGTATTTCGCCGCTGCCTGCGACGACGCCAGCCCCAGCGCCGAGGCGCTCGACCCGGTGAAGGCGCAGACGCCGGCCTCGACCAGCGTGTCGACGGCGGCGGCGGCGACCTCGGGACGGCTTTCGGCGTCGACGACGACCAGCTCGATCGGGGCGCCGCCCATGCTCTTGATGCCGCCGGCGGCATTGATGGCTTCGGCCGCGAAGCGGGCCCCGGCGACGCATTGGTTGCCGTTATAGGCCAGGTTCCCGGTCAGCGGTTCCAGCACGCCGACCTTGATGGCGGCGGTCTGGGCGCGCAGGATCGCCGGCGACATCAGCGCCCCGGTCAGTGCCACGGCGCCCGATGCCTTCAGCAGGCCGCGGCGGTTGATGGTGTGGGTCATGTTCTGTTTCCTCCCTTGTGTTGTCTTTGGTGATCCCGTCAGCGCGCCAACCACGGGGCGTCGGCCATCCGCGTCGCCTCGTAGTCCGTGATCTGCTGCATGTAGGTCAGCGTCATCTCGATCTCGTCCAGCCCTTTGAGGATGCATTCGCGGGCGAAGGCGTCGATGATGATGGGATGCGTGCCCAGATCGCCCGGCAGCACGACCTGCCCCGCGACCAGATCGACCGTGACCTCTGCGCCGGGATTGGCCGCAAGATGATCGGCGAGCGCCTCGCAGACCGGCAGCGGCAGCGTCACCGGCACGACGCCGTTCTTCAGCGCGTTGTTGCGGAAGATGTCGCCGAAGCTGGGCGCGATCAGCGCGCGGATGCCGGCATCGACCAGCGCATAGACCGCGCCTTCGCGTGACGATCCGCAGCCGAAGTTATCCTCGACCAGCAGGATCCGGGCGTCGTCGGCGCCGGGGCGGTTCAGAGGGAAATCGGGATCCAGCGCGCCCGACGCGTCACGCCGGATGTCGTGGAACAGGAACTGGTCATAGCCTTCGCTGCGGTCGGCCTTGATGAAGCGTGCGGGGATGATCTGATCGGTGTCGCAGTTGACGCCGGGCACGAATATGACGGGCGAGGTTTCGCGGGTGAACGCCCTCATGCTGCGCCCTCCATCAATCGGCGCACATCGGTCAGCCGCCCGGTGATCGCCGCCGCCGCCGCCATCGCGGGGCTGAGAAGATGGGTGCGCGCCCCCGGTCCCTGCCGCCCGACGAAGTTGCGGTTCGAGGTCGAGGCGCAGCGTTCGCCCCGCGCCGCCACGTCCCCGTTCATCGCCGCGCACATCGAACAGCCGGAATGGCGCCATTCGAACCCGGCGGCGCGGAAGATCTCGGCCAGGCCCTCGGCCTCGGCCTGATCGCGCACCTGCGTCGATCCGGGCACCACCATGGAAGGCACCACCGCCTTGCGCCCGCGCAGGACCGCAGCGGCGGCGCGCAGATCCTCGATCCGGGCGTTGGTGCATGACCCCAGGAACACGCGGTCGATGGGCAACCCATCGAGGGCCGTGCCCGGAGTCAGCCCCATATATTCCAGCGATTTTTCCGCAGCCTTGCGCTTTTCGCTGCTGGCAAAGCTGGCAGGTTCGGGCACCCGGCCGGTGATCGGCACGGCGTCCTCGGGGCTGGTGCCCCAGGTGACCATGGGGGCGACCGCACTCCCGTCGATCTGCACCTCGCGGTCGAAGACGGCGCCGTCGTCGGTCGGCAGCCGCTGCCACTGTGCCAGCGCCATATCCCATTCCTCGGGACTGGGACCATAATGGCGCCCTTGAACATAGCGGAAGGTGGTTTCGTCGGGGGCGACAAGGCCCAGCCGCGCGGCGGCCTCGATGGACATGTTGCAGATGGTCAGCCGTCCCTCGATCGAGAGATTTCGCACCACCTGACCGGCATATTCGATGGCGTGACCGCCCGCGCCGCCCGCGCCGATCTGTGCGATCAGCGTCAGGACCACGTCCTTGGCCGTGACGCCCGGACCCAGCACGCCGTCGATGGTGACACGCATCGTCTTTGGGCGCGTCTGCCACAAGGTCTGCGTGGCCAGCACATGCGCGTTTTCCGACTGGCCGATGCCGAACGCCATCGCGCCCAGCGCCCCCTGGGTCGAGGTGTGGCTGTCCGAACAGACGATGCTCAGCCCCGGCAGAGTGATCCCCTGTTCGGGCGCGACGACGTGGACGATGCCCTGGGCACGATCGCCGATGCCGAAATGACG encodes:
- a CDS encoding branched-chain amino acid ABC transporter permease, producing MMRFASAGQVALVAIVVLYLAAVYVLPSQVWMGFTINALVVAIIALSWNVTGGFGGMSSFGHAAMYGTGAYASAVLQVQYGVNAWPAFAAGIVAGALMGAFIGALSFRYGLKGSYFALVTLAFAEVLRICASAFEITGAGRGLQLRLDPGLATLQFNSDRTLTYTLLLILVALVMALTAWIKYSRFGAYLVAVRENEDAARALGIDTYRVKVVAMAISGAFGGLAGVVYLQLWLFIDSAVVFGVAISVAALIGPIVGGAGTVWGPLIGTLGLHLLGEGAKTALHNAPGLNFVLYAIVLIVALRFLPQGLMGLAGRIGAFGRKGGSDA
- a CDS encoding branched-chain amino acid ABC transporter permease, which gives rise to MSSLILPAVLNGLMMGAVYALIALGLTLIYGVLHIINFAHGSLLMLALYAAYFLFQHLGIDPYLAAVIVVPLFFGLGYALQRVVIAPMSAGSEQNVLLVTLALSLVIDNLALYFWTSNTRTVDVPYAYNTVEVFGAYLTLGRVIAFVAALVVAGLMWLFMTRTRTGAAIRAVAVEKRGAEIVGIDVGHTYAICFGLGTACVALAACLLLPTFYVTPQVGYTFVLVAFTTVVMGGMGSLPGALIAGLALGVIEALGGLFLGESLGQIGIFVAFILTLLFRPSGLLGRRPA
- a CDS encoding ABC transporter substrate-binding protein, whose protein sequence is MTHTINRRGLLKASGAVALTGALMSPAILRAQTAAIKVGVLEPLTGNLAYNGNQCVAGARFAAEAINAAGGIKSMGGAPIELVVVDAESRPEVAAAAVDTLVEAGVCAFTGSSASALGLASSQAAAKYDLAQVFSVGTAEAIVERGLPNVFRFTPGVEKISAVAMENLGLLNAAAGNPVKTAAIVHEDGPFGSQLSGIVEEALPQLGITVVEKIAHPTPHRDFNNIALRVKASEADILIPTNYLNEYTLMTRALQQQRVDLKAIYSVLGGAASNIKFVRENKDMAQYVIDCNHWYDPRKEQSKALAASVAAAGLDMTYDVMVAYAVIQVVADALERGASADRKAMIDALAASNFDGSIMPYGPTKFVNGDNVNSRPVNLQVRGDEIEVIFPEEYATAEPVFPRPSQG
- the leuD gene encoding 3-isopropylmalate dehydratase small subunit; translation: MRAFTRETSPVIFVPGVNCDTDQIIPARFIKADRSEGYDQFLFHDIRRDASGALDPDFPLNRPGADDARILLVEDNFGCGSSREGAVYALVDAGIRALIAPSFGDIFRNNALKNGVVPVTLPLPVCEALADHLAANPGAEVTVDLVAGQVVLPGDLGTHPIIIDAFARECILKGLDEIEMTLTYMQQITDYEATRMADAPWLAR
- the leuC gene encoding 3-isopropylmalate dehydratase large subunit → MDTPIERAPRTMFAKIWDAHEILRHPAGPSLLYIDRDLIHEGSFHAFADLKRRGLMPRRPLQIFGIADHYVPTLGRRPEDAATPAIERMIRTFDANMDWAGVRHFGIGDRAQGIVHVVAPEQGITLPGLSIVCSDSHTSTQGALGAMAFGIGQSENAHVLATQTLWQTRPKTMRVTIDGVLGPGVTAKDVVLTLIAQIGAGGAGGHAIEYAGQVVRNLSIEGRLTICNMSIEAAARLGLVAPDETTFRYVQGRHYGPSPEEWDMALAQWQRLPTDDGAVFDREVQIDGSAVAPMVTWGTSPEDAVPITGRVPEPASFASSEKRKAAEKSLEYMGLTPGTALDGLPIDRVFLGSCTNARIEDLRAAAAVLRGRKAVVPSMVVPGSTQVRDQAEAEGLAEIFRAAGFEWRHSGCSMCAAMNGDVAARGERCASTSNRNFVGRQGPGARTHLLSPAMAAAAAITGRLTDVRRLMEGAA